TTGAGTCAACAAAAATTTTAAATGAATTATCTTCAAAGTTTGTATAAATAACAAATCATTAAAGAAGAAAATTGTGAAGATTTCATATCATCGTAGACGTAAAATTAAAACTAGAAGAATAGCTTTACGTGAACTATTAAATAGAGGAATTGATAATCCAAAAGAGTTAGCAAAAGAGCTAAAAGTTACTATTCCTACTATAAAAAGAGATTTAGAGGCTCTTCTTTATATGAGTGAAGAAGAGTTTACCTTTAAAACAAAACAAACATCTAAAGAGATACTAGAGAAAAAAGATATGATATTAAAAATGTTAGATGATGAAGAATATTACACAGAAAATGGAGACATTAATATTATTAAAATCACTAAAGAATTAAAAACTAGTAGGTCAACGGTTCTTTCTGTTTTAAATGGAGAGTAAATTCTTTCATATAGTACGAATATAAGTTCTATTAAACTAACAAAAAAATTTCAACCCTTCTTTTTATTACATGCTTTAACAAAATCATTAAAAAGTTCTCTATGTTCTTTTATATAAAAAAGATATTCAGGATGCCATTGCACAGCAAGCATAAAGGGATAATTTCTTTTTTCTATTGCTTGAATTAAGCCCTCATGTTCAGCAGTAACTTTCAAAGACTCCCCTACTTTGTTTATTGCTTGATTATGGATACTATTTGCTTTAATTTTATCCTTTTTTAAAATATCAAAAAGTTTAGTCTTCTTTTTTACATATACATCTTTTATAGGGAATATAGAGTTTTGATGGATAATATATTCATCAAAATCTAATATAGTTGGATATAAATCTCCCTCAAAAAATATGTTCAAAAGTTGGGCTCCACGACATATTCCAAAAATTGGTATTTTTCTTTTTACAGCATATGAAATCATATCAAGCTCAAAAGC
The window above is part of the Malaciobacter marinus genome. Proteins encoded here:
- a CDS encoding gamma-glutamyl-gamma-aminobutyrate hydrolase family protein, whose protein sequence is MAKKPLIGICLPNKGNFFAELFIRLNLYLSGAKSVSLRANNHISKDKIDGMILSGGSDINPVLYGGRKDAHNTKLDKKRDAFELDMISYAVKRKIPIFGICRGAQLLNIFFEGDLYPTILDFDEYIIHQNSIFPIKDVYVKKKTKLFDILKKDKIKANSIHNQAINKVGESLKVTAEHEGLIQAIEKRNYPFMLAVQWHPEYLFYIKEHRELFNDFVKACNKKKG